From Strix uralensis isolate ZFMK-TIS-50842 chromosome 1, bStrUra1, whole genome shotgun sequence, a single genomic window includes:
- the ACVR2B gene encoding activin receptor type-2B has protein sequence MTASWLTFALLCGTFCAGPGHGEAETRECIYYNANWELEKTNQSGVERCEGEKDKRLHCYASWRNNSGSIELVKKGCWLDDFNCYDRQECVATEENPQVFFCCCEGNYCNEKFTHLPEVTGPEVIYEPPPPTPSLLNILVYSLLPIAVLSMAILLAFWMYRHRKPPYGHVDINEDPGPPPPSPLVGLKPLQLLEIKARGRFGCVWKAQLMNDYVAVKIFPIQDKQSWQSEREIFNTPGMKHENLLQFIAAEKRGTNLETELWLITAFHDKGSLTDYLKGNIISWNELCHVAETMARGLSYLHEDVPWCKGEGHKPAIAHRDFKSKNVLLKNDLTAVLADFGLAVRFEPGKPPGDTHGQVGTRRYMAPEVLEGAINFQRDAFLRIDMYAMGLVLWELVSRCRAVDGPVDEYMLPFEEEIGQHPSLEDLQEVVVHKKMRPVFKDHWLKHPGLAQLCVTIEECWDHDAEARLSAGCVEERIAQIRKSVNGTTSDCLVSIVTSVTNVDLPPKESSI, from the exons GACCAGGCCATGGGGAGGCTGAGACAAGGGAATGCATTTACTACAATGCCAACTGGGAGTTGGAGAAGACCAACCAGAGTGGTGTGGAGCGCTGCGAGGGGGAGAAGGACAAGCGGCTCCACTGCTACGCCTCCTGGAGAAACAACTCGGGCTCCATTGAGCTGGTGAAGAAAGGCTGCTGGTTAGACGACTTCAACTGTTATGACAG GCAGGAGTGTGTGGCCACAGAAGAAAACCCTCAagtgtttttctgctgctgtgagGGCAACTATTGCAATGAGAAATTTACCCATTTGCCTGAAGTCACCGGTCCAGAAG TCATATATGAGCCGCCACCGCCAACACCCTCCCTGCTCAACATCCTGGTTTATTCACTGCTCCCTATCGCTGTCCTCTCCATGGCCATCCTCTTGGCCTTCTGGATGTACCGTCACCGCAAGCCTCCCTACGGGCATGTCGACATTAATGAG GACCCTGGCCCACCACCCCCTTCTCCCCTGGTTGGCCTAAAGCCTCTGCAGCTCTTGGAGATCAAGGCAAGGGGACGCTTTGGCTGCGTGTGGAAGGCTCAGCTGATGAATGACTACGTAGCAGTGAAAATCTTCCCTATTCAG GATAAGCAATCTTGGCAGAGCGAGAGGGAGATTTTCAATACTCCTGGCATGAAGCATGAAAACCTTTTGCAATTTATCGCAGCAGAGAAAAGAGGGACAAACCTAGAGACAGAACTCTGGCTGATCACAGCTTTCCACGACAAG GGCTCTCTGACGGATTACCTGAAGGGCAATATTATCAGCTGGAATGAGCTCTGCCATGTTGCAGAAACAATGGCCCGTGGCTTGTCCTACCTTCATGAAGATGTCCCTTGGTGCAAAGGTGAAGGACACAAACCTGCTATAGCACACAG GGACTTCAAGAGTAAAAATGTCTTGCTGAAGAACGACTTGACGGCAGTACTAGCTGATTTTGGACTAGCTGTACGGTTTGAACCTGGAAAACCTCCAGGGGACACTCATGGACAG gTGGGAACAAGGAGGTATATGGCTCCTGAAGTGTTAGAGGGAGCAATCAACTTCCAACGAGACGCCTTCCTGAGAATAGACATGTATGCAATGGGACTGGTGTTGTGGGAGCTAGTCTCCAGATGTAGAGCAGTTGATG GTCCAGTGGATGAATACATGCTGCCTTTCGAAGAAGAAATAGGTCAGCACCCATCCCTTGAGGACCTGCAAGAAGTGGTGGTTCACAAGAAGATGCGCCCTGTGTTCAAGGATCACTGGCTGAAACACCCT GGCTTGGCGCAGCTCTGTGTGACCATCGAAGAGTGCTGGGACCACGATGCGGAGGCTCGGCTCTCGGCGGGCTGTGTTGAGGAGCGCATTGCGCAGATCCGCAAATCCGTAAACGGCACTACCTCGGACTGCCTCGTCTCCATCGTGACGTCCGTCACCAACGTGGACTTGCCGCCCAAAGAGTCTAGTATCTAA